The Neodiprion lecontei isolate iyNeoLeco1 chromosome 6, iyNeoLeco1.1, whole genome shotgun sequence sequence TACATGGTTATctgatttttctcaaatctcaAGCTGCTTTTGCTGGCCAGACATCGAAATCCGAAGCCCTTGGGCCCTCCAAGGCGCCAGTGGGTCCGAACAGCCCTTACAATTAGTCTCTTAgcttatttaaataaaatgatcCTTCTTCTCTTTGCATCGATTGATCTTCGTGATGAGTAAAATTAACATTGTATGCTTTCACAGTACCCATAATCCCCGAATTCCTCTACGACATCCGGCACCCGAACGCAACCCTTAGTGAACATCTTGAAGGAGCAACACAGCacacgacaacgacaacgacaacaaccCCGTTTCCTGCACCAAAATGCCAGTGTCCAAATAACGGATCGAACAACGCCCTAGAGTTTCTGGTCACAAGCACGACACCTGCAGATATTATTGGTCAGTAGTAATCGCTTGTATTTCGTTTGCTCATTTGCATCAGAGCTTTTTCATGACCGTGgtcagtttaaaaaatataacgattACGATGCGCTTGTGATATGTTCTGATTTGTAAATTGCAGGTAACATGACTAACGCGACCTCACTCAAGGACAGAGAGAACGAACAGCGTCACAAGGAACTTCTGGAAGAAACCGTTGCCGTTGGGATGATGTTCGCCTCTAAGGCTTTCGTACAACTCCTTGCTAACCCCATCGTCGGTCCACTTACACACAAGTTAGTGTTCATTGTAAAGATCTAATAACATGACTGAGATCTGCAAGGTGGCAAGATTTCAATGGCAGTAATTCGCATTACGATAGCCGAGAATTTCCACTTTAGCGTTGTTAGTGTTTGTTAATACAGGTTCGGATTGTTGGGTGGGTGTCAAAATCCAGAAAAACCAGAAAGTCAACTGGTCGAAAACCTGAAGTTTTCGAgatacgaattttaaaacaacgaaTGATCGGCGTATCGAAGTTgggattttcgataaattacCCAGTAGAATAATTGTTTTCCCGAAAGTTCATTTAACCGAACACTCTTTTAtccgaaaaagtattttcagaacAGTCGGCATTCCGAATGGCCAAAGCACAGAATGTGGAGATACCGAAAAATGAAAGTgccgaaatgaaaaattgagatcCGCTAATACTTCGAACATCCgctaaaccaaaaaaattattgctcgACAATGGAAGTTCAGAAGGAGCAAAATTACGATCCGGAAAATACAGAAAGACCAGAAAATATTTCGGTATAActctatgtatatatttttacgttctcaatttctatttttccacAAGTCGTCTTTTCGTATTTATCGTCTTTCTACGTTTTTAACTGACGGTAGTTCGACTTTCAGGATTTCGACCCGTCGACTTTTTGGTCTTTCGCATTTTTCTACCCCACGCGAATTAATTTCAACGGGATGTATTCAGATTATTATACTGCTACTCGCATCGCAACAATTATGTAAATTCAGAGTGTTATGTTAAGATCGTTGTATCGTTATCTCTTTTTCAGAATCGGATACAGCATTCCAATGTTCACCGGTTTCATCATCATGTTTCTCTCTACTCTGATATTCGCATTCGGACGAAGTTACAGCGTCCTATTTTTGGCTCGCGCACTTCAGGGCATAGGTTCATCTTGTTCGAGTGTTTCAGGTAAGCCCATCGCCACTATAAAATCGGTGTATCAGTTTTTAAACCCCGCAATACTCCATTCGATTTGGAAATGACAATCCACGAAAATCGCTATCTGATGAGTGATGATTGCGTAATTTCCATTCCTACTTCCGTTTCCCTATTGTACGGTATCTGTGGCAAAAGAAGTGCAATTTGATGAGAAATAGAAACAGCTGGATTATCCAGGAATCGATCCCAATGGACGCGTCAATTCTTCGAGAGTGGGAAATTCTtagtttgcaaaattttccgGATGGAAAACCGACAGGAAGTAGCTTTTAAAATGAGAGGGTAACACTATTGAACTGAAACTCATatcagaaaaaattctcaggCGGTTTAGAACGTGTAAAAACTCGATTTAAATTGATCAGTGAGACTGAGTGATGGCTACGTGGAAACCAAACGAACTGAATATGATAGatgattatatgtatacgaagTCACCCAGGAACCATCTCTAATGAAGACAATGAAACAGTGGTGCAACTACTGAAAATAAGGTGTGCATCAGTGAGAAGTGTAGCCGtagtcaagaaaaaaatcggtgaaACTAAACGAGCGCAAATCGGCCAAAGGTGGGAATTCAAAACAACACCAGAATGAACGCCGGGAGGTATAAAACTACTGCTGAATAACTACAAACAGGCAGATAATAGATCTATTTCCTGAAAGAACCGAGAAGGTCGTGGCACAAAAATTATGAGATTATCCACAAGTGTATTATGAAACCGGCGATATTCCGCTCGAATTTAAAGAAGACGAGGAAggggaagaggaggaagaagaagacgaagaaagtGTACCTGAACCAGAGGAAGGTCATCATCATCAAAATGACAACACGGAGCCCTCACCCACCGTACCACCAACACACATAGACATTTCAGCGACTTTCCGTAACAAATTCTACACTATATGGAAAAAACCACTCAACAGGCTCAACGATCcagaataaaaacaattcgCGGGTATATTGACAAGGTCTTGAAAGGCAAAATCAActacttgaaataaaaacatcacAGAAGGTATACAAAAGAAATCTTTGCACGCAGCAATATATGTAGCAGGCATCTTATTCTCACGTAAGAGCAGCATTAACACGCAGCACTAAAAAACTTTGCGTACATGGAAAGAAAGGCACAAGGTCTTGGAAGGCAAATAACCAGGGAATTTCAGTGTTTATGTACAAGACGTTCTCCGCAGCCAGGAAACTACTCGTGGAAAATATCGTCAAATACATGAAGAGTGGCTGATCTACGTGGTACGACTTCTCAAGAGCATACGATTCTGTATACCATTGGCTGCTCAGGAGACTCGTAGACGCGCTCCCAGTCCATCGGAAAGTGAGGAATACGATCAAGAGTGAGAAGAGCGTGCTGAAGATGTGCGCGATGACTATCGAGGTAGGCAATAAAAAACGAGGCCCATATACATCCAAAGGGGCGTATACTGCGGAAACACTATGAACCCTCTCCTCGTTGTACTCGAGACAGCCTGTGTGATCGATGCCATAAAAAACAATAGGCAAGTCATCAAAACATCGAGAGGGAACCAGGAAATGGCAGCCTTCATGGATGACGTCAAGTGCCACGCCCCATCGAGAAAAGCAGCTGAAGAGATAAACCAATGTGCTGCGAGACGCTGCTGGAGAACTCGGACTTCTCACTCAATGGATGAAAATGCGGAATCTATTCGAGGCAAGAGGCAAATGACAATCAGCAAGAAGAGGATGAGGAGCAGCAACAACCGGATATCCCCTGCGTCCTGAGGATCTAGAAAGGATATAAATAGTGAGGACTCTACCAACTCCAGAGAGACACGCCGATCAACACGGATATTGCGACCGAAAAGATGCACCTCCAAATCAAGAAGATCCTGAGCTCCAAACTTGCGCCAGTACAAAAGATCCAACTCCTCAATTCGACACTCCTCCCTTCGGTGGTATACATCATGGGCAATTTGTATCCCAACGAAAGAAGATCTAAGACACTGAAAAGATGCTTCCAAGCCGACAAAGATCTGCGGAAATTACTTATTGACAAGCACCTTCTCAACAAAACAACCATGAGAGTAAACGTATACCTACCAACAAACAAGGATGGACTGGGCCTCAACAGAGCTACAGTACATAAGGAAGGATACCTACTTATGCGAGCACGAAGGCAGAAGAGTAACGAGAGCCAGGTACGAGAGACTCGTGCACGCCGAGTGGAGAAATCCGATAACAGACGCTGAATACGTCCTGACCAAATATAAGCTTCAGTGGCCACTGTGGAGAGCCGCAGAATGCGTCACGGATTACAGTCGTATCATGGTCAAAGAAGCCCAAGAAAGCCAACAAGACCTCATGGATGAATGGGCTATATCTATGCACTACTTGAGAATAGTAGAAGAGAAAGCTGAGACCACCACCTTTCCAGCTCTGACCTCCTTGAAGATGGAAGACTGGATAGTCGCTGGTATACACGGAGCAACGAAGGAACAAATCAACGACCTTGGCGTGAACACGACGAATAGAAGAAGATGTAGATTCGGCCGCCAAACAGACAAAACAGCGTTCACGTCCGGATACGTTTTAATCGTGTTCTGGATGCTCACGAAAATCCTCGAAGCAACAAAAGTGCCAGATGAGATTAAGGCAGAACTGCGATACGGGAGAGCAACAATCTAGGTGAGATTTCAATGGGAGTAGAGGTACATCAAAGTACGATCAGGGATGAGGATCCAAACTGACCCCAGCGTCTTCCACAACAGACGAGACGAATTGGTAATATTTAAAAGCCCGAATAAAGTGTACGTGTTCGAGATCGCGTATCACACCTCCACAATATCAGACTCCGAAATCGGATAAAAAAGACACGATACGCAAAGAATTCCCAATCCAGTCCAAATGCCCAGTCCAGCTGACTGTGGTAATAAGAGGATCATATGAAGAAATTTTGCAAACGCCACAACACCAGGCGACAGTAAAAAGTTTCAGTGTTGGGATTCTCGGAGAAGAGGCTGAAGACGATCTGGGAGAAGTGCACCACGAGCGCAGCTACGGCATCTGCGGAGATGATCATGCAGAGAATGACGACGCGGACACCAACGAATTTTAATAACTGAGCATGGAAATATGGTATGACTCCTTGTAAGGGCCCAGGTAGGTGGTATGTGGTGAATATTACTCaataaacaattttgaacCACCAATGCTGATTCACAGAGCATCGCAGAATTCAATCAAGATGTTCCAGCTGAGTAActgagtaaaaaaatgtaaactgCATCGGCCGGGAATCGAACCCGGGCCGCCCGCGTGGCAGGCGAGCATTCTACCACTGAACCACCGATGCTGATACTCAGATCAGCGGTAAATTAACTGAATGTAGAATTTTCCTCCAACCGAGTAACTgagtataaaaatgtaaattgcATCGGCCGGGAATCGAACCCGGGCCGCCCGCGTGGCAGGCGAGCATTCTACCACTCAACCACCGATGCTGATACTCAGATCACCGGAAAATTGACTGAATGTAGAATTTTCCTCCAACCGAGTAACTGagtataaaaatgtgaattgCATCGGCCGGGAATCGAACCCGGGCCGCCCGCGTGGCAGGCGAGCATTCTACCACTGAACCACCGATGCTGATACTCAGATCACTGGAAAATTGACTGAATGTAGAATTTTCCTCCAACCGAGTAACTGagtataaaaatgtgaattgCATCGGCCGGGAATCGAACCCGGGCCGCCCGCGTGGCAGGCGAGCATTCTACCACTGAACCACCTCCAGAACATCCAAACTCAAGAGAAGGTGAACCTAGTTAGATAGAGCAAAAACTCAACCATCTACGTCAACGATTCGAACCACACACAAGTACATCGAGACTACAACCTTCTCGAGGCACTCAGCCAAAGGTACAAATGCTCTGCCAAGCTAGGCGTATTAATCTTTGGTGCATTGGGACAGATACTGGAAACGGAACATCTACGGGCAGCATCTAACATCCTGAAAGCCATGGGGGTCCATAACATCGAACGTCTCCTGGAGAAGTGCGGCCTGACAGCAGCCAACGAAACAGCGAAAATCTTGATGCGACGAATGAACctcaaataaaaataccttAAAGCCTGTGTACTCCTGGGGCGAGTGCTTACAGCGACGACTCGCTACCGAGGATTTAACTCACTCAGCTAAGAACTGTACATTCCTTTTGCCAAGGTCAAGAAATTGCTTCTATTTTCAGAGTCCTCAATGGATATGTAAATACACATGTGCAATAAATATGAACCACCGTTTCTCGAACAGAGAAGAGGTGTCGAATTTTCCGCGGCCAAGAGCTCCCCGATAGGAGCCTATCGGATGGAATTGTCGTACAAACGTGGATTACATACGCGAGTTTGAGTTCGTAAAAGACAATATTTTAACGACATAACACTCGTGGGTGCATTAGGACGCACGTTACAATTCCCTAGTGAAGTGAGTGAAGTGCCATGGCGACCTGGAAACCATGCGAACTTGAGGTGATAGAAGAACACATTCAACAACATCCAGGAATTAGCACTCTCCAAGACTACGAGAGAGTATCACGGCTGCTGAAGACCCGATACGCTGCGCAAAGATCAGTAGCTGCAATCAGAAATGAAATAGGCGACATCAAACGATCGCGAACGGAAGAGAGGCGAGTAAACAAAAGACCCCTGGAATGGACCCACGAACTAACGATTCTAGTAAACAGCTATACAAACGCGCAGGGAGAGAGCAAGGTTGCAAAGATCAGGCAAAAATCCACCTCTTTCCAGAGAGATCTCAAAAAGCAATCGCTCAAAAACTGCGCGATGAATTCCCACAAATATACTACCAAACTGGTGAAATCGCGTCAGAGTATAGAGAGATAGCGGAAGAAAGAGGGATCGATGATGAGGGCGACGCCGACAACGAAGCCGAGCCAACCGAACCGGTGGTGGACATTCCTGAGGCGCGAGAACAACAACAGCGAGAAAACATAAACATTGAGCTCACTAACGCTCTCCCCGTAACGCCGACACACATTACCATCTCAGAAACATTTTGAAGTAAATATCGTGCGATCTGGCATCAAGCAAATAAGAGCAAGCGCAAAACCAGGATAAAACCCATGCGCTCTCACATCGACAAAACTCTTACAGAGAAAATCGACTGCATACTGGATGAGCTGATGTATGGAATAATAACAGCGCGATCTTCGGAATCGACGCGACAGAAACATCTAAAATCAGCGCTATACGTTGCGGGAGTTACGCTGTCACGAAAGAGcagaaagcgagagagagccCCACCTgcgtatgtgtacacacaaaGAAAAGCGGAACGGCTGAAGAAACAAATACAACGGTCACGAGACCTGCAAAACATAACATCCCACGGTAGGCTCGATATAAAGGTGAAGAGCCCCGCGCGCTACATACGCAGGTTAAAGATGACCCCGGCTCAGTTCATTCGAATAGGAAGTGAACGCCTACGAGcactcgaaatgaaaattgaagtgCAAAAGGCACAAGCTAAAGCTCTCACCGTCCGGGAAAATTTCGCGGAAAAGCCCTCGACTGACGTCATCGCACCGCGAGCAGAACAAAAAATGCCAAACCCGGAGGAAACTGTACAGCACTATCGACACGTGTATACCGCATATGAACACGGCAACGACTCGCGTGAGACGCCGATCTTCGATCGCTGGATCGAACGGATGAAAAAGTACAGACGCAACACCGATACAGACACACAGCTCTCCGACACCTATATCCTTGATAAAGCGAGAGACTCGCTAGCCAAGGCGTACAATTGTCTTGGCGAATTATCTTGACCACGTGCTTTGTCGATTGTTGGCTCTTTCCTTTAAACTCCAGGGACTCTTGGATGGCGAGATGGCGGAGAATTAATTTTTGGACTCGTCAGGTGGTCAAATCGATCGGGATATGCCAACGGTATACAGTCCACGTTCCCCTCCCTTTCCTCCTTCTCTGGTTGTTATGGATTGTCACCCAACTGGTCTCTTCAACGTCcccggagagaaagagaaagagatcaCGTTGTCACCGAAGATCTTCCCCCCTTTCGCTGGCCGAGCGAGTACCACGACCGTATCGGCAATTAACACCACTGGGCGCTGCGTCACCTGTCTCCGCTCATCTGACATTTTAGTGGCCCAAGAAGGCCGCGAATATTCAAATTCCGCATCGCCCCTTACAAGCGCTTGTTGATTAACAACATCATGGGATTTATCAAGGGAGAGAAACATCTACGCGAGGGTGACGTGAGAGCGCGTATAATTCTAATATACAAAAGTGAAGACCCTGACCGTCCGATGAACTATCGCCCCGTTGCGCTCCTGAACGCAGAGTACAAGATCCTCACAGCAACGATCGCTGCCATCCTGCTGGATCACGTAGCGGATTGGATGATCCCCAAGCAACAACTTGCGAGAAAAAATGTATGGGGCACGGTTCAGGGACTACTCTGGAACAAAGCTTGCACCCAGGTGGCTAAATTATCGAGGGTCACCAATTACTCCGCCTGGACCACCGATGCTGGTACTCAGATCACTGGAAAATTCACTGAATGTAGAATTTTCCTCCAACCGAGTAACTgagtataaaaatgtaaattgcATCGGCCGGGAATCGAACCCGGGCCGCCCGCGTGGCAGGCGAGCATTCTACCACTGAACCACCGATGCTGATACCCAGATCGCCAGATGACGCCATTATCCAGTATCTGCGAGTCTCAACGACGATAATAATCTGCAGTAACATTGGGCTCGTTCTTTAATTCCAGGCATGGGCATGCTGGCTGAAAGGTACCAAGACGACAAAGAGCGGGGAAACGCAATGGGCATAGCTCTGGGGGGTCTCGCCCTCGGAGTGCTGATCGGCCCACCCTTCGGCGGCGTGATGTACGAATTTGTCGGAAAGTCTGCCCCGTTTCTCGTCCTCTCTGCACTGGCCCTTGGCGACGGTTGTGAGTTGTCATTTAATGCGCAAAATTAACGCACGACCAATTTTGTGTGAATTTTATGATTTCACTATGACGCGGTAATGTAATAATTACTTTACTTACATTAATCGAGATTTCATCAGTGTTGCAGCTACTTATGCTGCAGCCATCGGTCGTCTACACCGAAGCCGATCCACCATCCCTTAAAGCCCTCGTCACTGACCCTTACATCATTATCGCAGCAGGTGGGTTCTTCGGAATTTATGAGTGAATCGAATGTGCGGAATTTATGTaacttttttaccgcaatggtttttttcctttcctctcTAATCGCATAATTAACGTATAAAAGGATTTATGCATTCTTAAACAAACTGCAACTTTACCCAGGTGTAAAAAATAgacaatttcgaaaatctcAGAAGAAACGAGAATCAGCATACCTTCAAGAAATTCCAAACTGATATAGAAACCTTTTTGTGAATTCCAGGCGCAATCACATTCGCGAACATGGGTATCGCTATGCTAGAGCCGAGTCTGCCAATATGGATGATGGACACGATGGGAGCGAGTCGTTGGAAACAAGGCGCAACGTTTCTTCCTGCCAGCATAAGTTATCTAATTGGAACTAATCTCTTTGGACCTCTAGCGCATAAAATGGGCAGGTACGTATTTACTTTGCCTCTATCATCTATCAATATTATTGAATTCGATTTGCAGTTTAAAGCCGATAAAAAGTGCCATAAATTAGTCATTTAACGCAGCAGTGACAGGAGCCCGGATAGCTCAGTCGGTAGAGCATCAGACTTTTAATCTGAGGGTCCAGGGTTCAAGTCCCTGTTCGGgcggtaattttttcttttttttgatCGTATTACTGTCCAAATTTCATTCTGTTCATCAATTCATTCATCGACTAATCTACAtgtaaaattcatttaattattgtacGTGAAATTTGTAAGatctatatttttattacattgtTCATAATTTAATATGTTTGATACAGAATCGTTTACAGGAATTTAAAATTCAGTATTTAAGAAGAGCCTGAAAGTATGTTTTGgttgaaaataacaaatacTTTCAGTctgatatttgaaattttcaactattatACTGTTGACCCGTGTTCTTAAATTCTGAAATTGTGCAATTCACTTATTTCTGCGAACCTCGAGAGTTAATCACCTCAGACGACTAATTGTAAACGGTATTCTCGCATCCTTTTATTTCGACCGTTTATTATTTCAGATGGCTCGCCTCAATGATCGGACTCGTTGTTATCGGAGTGTGTTTGATGTGCGTAAGTAAATATCCAAACAATCCTCAATCGTGCTTCGGCAAGAACGAAATGCACGCTAATAGAGAAAGACCGAAAAAAATCGCGATTTTGTTTAACGTCAAAATTCACGTAATATTTCCCGCAGATCCCATTAGCCACGAAAATTGACCATCTGATAGTCCCAAATGCGGGTTTGGGATTCGCTATTGGGATGGTTGACAGCTCGATGATGCCGGAACTCGGCTACCTTGTTGACATCCGGCACTCGGCCGTTTATGGAAGCGTTTACGCTATTGGCGACGTCGCATTTTGCCTGGGATTTGCTATCGGTGAGTTGATTTCGTTCCTTCTTTGTTACACATTGTACATTTTCATTTACGTTACACCGAAGTTATCAGCATCGGTGGTTCAGTGGTAGAATGCTCGCCTGCCACGCGGGCGGCCCGGGTTCGATTCCCGGCCGATGCAATTCTTTTTAATCTCcgctattttttattctttcaactACAACGATAAGCAATCCATTCCACGTCTGTCTATTTTAAATCCGACAttataccttttttttcaaacttctatGAATATTTACGTAAAAAGTCAACAGTATTGCCTCGAATAATGTCTAATTATCAATCAATAACGTCTGTATTGAATTTAAAGGCATCCATATTATGCAAAGTGCCAAGTTGAGCTGTCACGGTTCACTTCAGTTAGTTTATCATTCATATCAATTCGTTGAGAGACGCTATCAAGTCCTCTGGTAGCCGTGATCGTCTAGTGGTTAGGACCCTACGTTGTGGCCGTAGTAACCCAGGTTCGAATCCTGGTCACGGCAATGTGCACATCACATTGTCACGGCAGaggtttacttttttttttcctatttcagACTCATTGCTATTTGTGcacttttcatttcatatcTACTTATCGTTTAtctaatattattaattttccagGACCGGCATTGAGCGGGACGTTAGTAAATACGATAGGATTCGAATGGATGCTGTTCGGTATTGCTATACTGAATTTCTTGTATGCTCCTCTCATGTACTTCCTGCGAGCACCGCcgacgaaagaagaaaagaaggtAGCTACCGGActtataaatttacaaatttacttCCAAAAAtgcatgatttttttcacacattttatGTTTaccttcaattttatttatagtgTTGGTTTGTCAGTTGGATTTTAAGTTGCTTCAGTTGATGTAACTACATTTCAACTGAGTTCATCGTATTAGTTTATACGCGTCAACGTTTTTATGAAAGAAGTGagaaaatgacaataataatggAGAAGATAACGGAGTTCGACATATTTTTACTatcttatttttaataatgcaCTTTACCGAGGCAGTTGACATCATTATATTTtacgtattttatttacatacatcATTATCCGCATACAAGTTTCTGTACGATAATAAAGTgcttctgatttttatttcagtttgctttaatttatttatcttacTCACGTACCTTATCTTCAGGTCAGTACACATGATTGTGATTAtctgttgttgtttttcttctgCCAACTACTGGTATTTAATTAAGACCAATTGATGGTACCGattataacaaaaataaattactcACTATTTTGTTTCAGTCTTTAATTATTggtgaaaaatcttccgtacGATACGTAACTTACCAGAACGAAGAGGATGGTGAACAATAGGTTAGTAGTAAATTATTACACGAATATTGATCTTGGTATATGTATTAAGAACCGGCCTCGATCGATTCGACTATGactgttataattatttcgtaTACATCAACGATGATTTACCGTGAGTTTCATGCACATGGAATGGATATAGGTACGTTGcatatttatgaaattagcaaattttttttcatttgattcGTTTCGTTTGATGTTCATTTCGAAGTCTGATTCGAAAAAAGATTCTATACGCTTTCTCCGCATCAAATTATACcttcatatttatatataattgataataaaGGTTTACATTATATATGCAGTTTCAGCAATTCAAATATTACATGAGTTGTAGTATTGATAAATACTAAAGCTGTAGTTGATTAGATACTTAAGTAGCGGAAATATTCGGGGTAGAATAGCTGTAGACTATAATAATGTGTTTACAATAGTGTAAGTACAATATTCAAAACAAAAACGGTGCAATATATACAAGGCATTATACTCCACGCacggtttactaaattttaaGAGAGATGACATTAAAATTTTAGATGACACGATCACGATATACTTGTATTAAAGCATACATGAGAtacataaattaataacaatctATCATAGAGGAAGCTTCTCGTAAAAATAGATTACATATGCATGGGGTAAAAACATATATCGCTGTATATCGTTACGATTTAGAGGGTACATGTGATgaatcgtagaaaaaaaaacaaggattTCCAACTCGAATGTTGTAAAActccacaaaaaaaaaaaaaaagtaaaaaaattaaaaaatgttgaaatacaaaaaaaaagacagcAAATCTTATGCAGTAGTTGAGTAATAATCGTTGTTGTAATTCAAGATTACAATATATACTactataattaaaaatcaggACGGTAAACATGAAATGGACGTAACCACAagcaaaatttattattccggCACAAATCCTTATGTTTGCTAATTATTTACGAGGTGAAAgtttttcgtttattcaaaatttgaaaaaataaaagaggcACCGCCCAGCGTGGATTCCTTGAATGGCTGCAAGGAAACCGGGCGATACACAAGCAGCTGGGTATTATGAAGAGTCCTCAAAATTCTACGATTATAAAATCGTTCGTATAATTGGTGTGAGAatcaaaatgataaaaagacgaaatcgaaaaatacaacCCTCTGAATAAGTGGCAACGAATATTGGATTCGCAAGTGCTCCGGAAGCAGCAAGTTCTTATCGGTCATgaggaattaattttttccctttttttcaatCGCACAGCATGACGAAAAGGCTCGacgaattttcgaatatttcgaGTTTTACGGATGAAgaagtaataaaaatgtatttgcgGCGCAAACTGTCGCGATTGTCAGTGCTAGCTCGACGGGTTTGTGGGAAAGAAAAGATTGCAGGTCTCGGATAAAACGCAATAGTTATGGCTCCGTAGAACGTTCGTAGAAGCAATACAtcatattatacgtaatacTGTATAATACATGAGTATTCGTTAgctaatacatatatatatctatatgtataacttAGAAAAATTACGATCTCTGTTCAATGTCTGTTCTGTATTTGAGTCATTGAACTTGAATATGATGCAAGACTTACCGCAGTacttaattgattaattagaTTGCGTTGTTAAGTCCAAGAAGGAAAATTATTGTTTCCCATATAATCGCAGAAAAATTTGTGTCGAGATCCTAAGCTACTACAAGTACCAGTTGCATgcgttatacctatattaaatattacatatatatatatatgtatactataaATGTGTGTATTCATTGAACGTGCAGATTTAGGAATAGAAAGTTGTCTATATAATACACGACAAACATCTCATCTATGATAATATACTCGCGTGTcatagatatacgtatatatgtttATGATCGTTCggtgtgttaaaaaaaactattcttAGTGCAAAACTGCGCGCTGACATTCCATATATGTAGCTGCAC is a genomic window containing:
- the LOC107224609 gene encoding synaptic vesicular amine transporter isoform X1, translated to MGGGGWLGGWLQRCRESRRLVLVIVAIALLLDNMLLTTVVPIIPEFLYDIRHPNATLSEHLEGATQHTTTTTTTTPFPAPKCQCPNNGSNNALEFLVTSTTPADIIGNMTNATSLKDRENEQRHKELLEETVAVGMMFASKAFVQLLANPIVGPLTHKIGYSIPMFTGFIIMFLSTLIFAFGRSYSVLFLARALQGIGSSCSSVSGMGMLAERYQDDKERGNAMGIALGGLALGVLIGPPFGGVMYEFVGKSAPFLVLSALALGDGLLQLLMLQPSVVYTEADPPSLKALVTDPYIIIAAGAITFANMGIAMLEPSLPIWMMDTMGASRWKQGATFLPASISYLIGTNLFGPLAHKMGRWLASMIGLVVIGVCLMCIPLATKIDHLIVPNAGLGFAIGMVDSSMMPELGYLVDIRHSAVYGSVYAIGDVAFCLGFAIGPALSGTLVNTIGFEWMLFGIAILNFLYAPLMYFLRAPPTKEEKKSLIIGEKSSVRYVTYQNEEDGEQ
- the LOC107224609 gene encoding synaptic vesicular amine transporter isoform X2; protein product: MGGGGWLGGWLQRCRESRRLVLVIVAIALLLDNMLLTTVVPIIPEFLYDIRHPNATLSEHLEGATQHTTTTTTTTPFPAPKCQCPNNGSNNALEFLVTSTTPADIIGNMTNATSLKDRENEQRHKELLEETVAVGMMFASKAFVQLLANPIVGPLTHKIGYSIPMFTGFIIMFLSTLIFAFGRSYSVLFLARALQGIGSSCSSVSGMGMLAERYQDDKERGNAMGIALGGLALGVLIGPPFGGVMYEFVGKSAPFLVLSALALGDGLLQLLMLQPSVVYTEADPPSLKALVTDPYIIIAAGAITFANMGIAMLEPSLPIWMMDTMGASRWKQGATFLPASISYLIGTNLFGPLAHKMGRWLASMIGLVVIGVCLMCIPLATKIDHLIVPNAGLGFAIGMVDSSMMPELGYLVDIRHSAVYGSVYAIGDVAFCLGFAIGPALSGTLVNTIGFEWMLFGIAILNFLYAPLMYFLRAPPTKEEKKCWFVSWILSCFS